The Coffea arabica cultivar ET-39 chromosome 3c, Coffea Arabica ET-39 HiFi, whole genome shotgun sequence genome contains a region encoding:
- the LOC113734973 gene encoding uncharacterized protein isoform X1, with product MIDTALIAEKLKEFGYQQRYLERKIGWLMSFDRDIRQWKCGKAGVVNLQKVSSIVRDIGEPCLHQSSIKVVITINKMLKPDKWQATFDGDGKVSGFQKVLKLIILGGVDPSIRPEVWEFLLGCYALSSTAEYRRQLRTARRERYTELIKQCQAMHSSIGTGSLAYVVGSKVMDMRTSSKDEGKREAEVQSRQASDVDTNKPDSYTNGNTNCTDTSHAYKRESSSDSGDLLSVRGSLIGAAYDSSCFLPASPISVHYKCSSPNPVKETFGSNFQAENYFDFPPLPVTDLFEKRKKDKKGCRSFDGGLSTRRRLRFGDEHMHSFRISNNADLVVESNHSAPDDILRCSSSESDVCWDGHNPVSWSENLVYETEMLNKLKISDAPETSPINAATSQAGTVSEDRVSEWLWTLHRIVVDVVRTDSHLEFYEDTKNLARMSDILAVYAWVDPRTGYCQGMSDLLSPFVVLFEDNADAFWCFEMLLRRMRENFQMEGPTGVMKQLQGLWHILELTDKEMFSHLSLIGAESLHFAFRMLLVLFRRELSFNEALSMWEMMWAADFDESLSCHLDDNCPELLVIQIPRDSRAEMEQESIDNSPSCLKGGASSKKGHLEHSVSDNTGIKSASAHPLCGLAKTFWSRNDRLHVGTALSTMGNGDDELPVFCVAAILIMNRQKIIRETHSIDDLIKIFNDNLLKIRVKRCIRTAIKLRKKYFYKLIKSRSPAAQSVD from the exons ATGATTGATACAGCTTTAATAGCAGAGAAGTTAAAAGAGTTTGGGTATCAACAGAGATATTTAGAGAGGAAGATAGGTTGGCTGATGTCTTTTGACAGAGACATAAGGCAATGGAAATGTGGAAAAGCAGGTGTGGTGAATCTACAAAAAGTGAGTTCTATTGTGCGCGACATCGGGGAACCTTGTCTTCATCAATCATCCATAAAGGTTGTTATAACT ATAAACAAAATGCTCAAGCCTGATAAGTGGCAGGCAACTTTCGATGGAGATGGAAAAGTTTCTGGTTTTCAGAAAGTTCtgaaattgattattttgggG GGTGTGGATCCGTCTATAAGGCCTGAAGTATGGGAGTTTCTGTTGGGTTGTTATGCTTTGAGTAGTACGGCTGAATACCGTAGGCAGTTGAGAACTGCCAGGAG GGAGCGTTACACAGAACTTATTAAGCAATGTCAAGCGATGCACTCAAGCATAGGAACTGGTTCCCTTGCCTACGTCGTTGGATCCAAGGTCATGGATATGAGAACCAGTTCCAAAGATGAAGGGAAAAGAGAAGCTGAAGTCCAAAGTAGACAAGCCTCTGATGTTGATACTAACAAGCCAGACAGTTACACTAATGGGAATACTAATTGTACAGATACATCACATGCATATAAAAGGGAAAGTTCTAGTGATTCTGGTGACCTTTTAAGTGTAAGAGGGAGCTTAATTGGTGCAGCATATGACTCTTCCTGTTTCCTGCCTGCCTCACCTATTTCTGTTCATTATAAGTGCAGTTCCCCAAATCCTGTGAAAGAAACATTTGGATCAAATTTTCAAGCTGAGAATTATTTTGATTTCCCTCCCTTACCTGTAACAGATTTGTTTGAGAAACGGAAAAAGGATAAGAAAGGATGCAGGTCATTTGATGGAGGACTTTCCACCCGCCGTAGATTGAGATTTGGAGATGAGCACATGCATAGTTTTCGAATTAGTAACAATGCAGATCTAGTTGTTGAATCAAACCATTCTGCACCTGATGATATTTTACGTTGTTCAAGCTCTGAAAGTGATGTTTGTTGGGATGGGCATAATCCTGTTTCATGGTCTGAGAATCTAGTATATGAAACTGAGATGCTTAACAAACTTAAGATATCTGATGCACCAGAAACTTCACCTATAAATGCAGCCACATCTCAAGCGGGGACTGTTAGTGAAGACAGAGTGTCTGAATGGCTTTGGACACTGCATCGGATAG TTGTTGATGTAGTTCGAACAGATAGTCATCTTGAATTTTATGAGGATACAAAAAATTTGGCACGAATGTCTGATATTCTTGCTGTTTATGCATGGGTTGATCCTAGAACTGGATATTGCCAAG GTATGAGCGATTTGCTGTCTCCTTTTGTTGTCCTCTTCGAGGATAATGCTGATGCTTTTTGGTGCTTCGAGATGCTTCTAAGGAGAATG CGTGAAAACTTCCAAATGGAAGGCCCAACAGGTGTCATGAAACAGTTGCAAGGACTGTGGCACATCTTGGAGCTTACAGATAAAGAAATGTTTTCCCACCTATCCCTGATAGGTGCTGAGAGCCTGCATTTTGCTTTCCGGATGCTACTGGTACTTTTCCGGCGGGAGTTGTCTTTCAATGAGGCTCTGTCAATGTGGGAG ATGATGTGGGCCGCTGATTTTGATGAATCTTTGTCTTGCCATCTGGATGACAATTGCCCAGAACTATTAGTAATACAGATCCCTAGGGACTCTAGAGCAGAAATGGAACAAGAAAGCATTGACAATAGTCCTAGTTGTTTAAAGGGTGGTGCATCATCCAAAAAGGGACACCTAGAACACTCCGTATCTGACAACACAGGCATAAAGTCAGCATCAGCTCATCCCCTTTGTGGTTTGGCAAAAACATTTTGGTCCAGAAATGACCGCTTGCATGTTGGTACTGCATTATCAACAATGGGAAATGGCGATGATGAATTACCTGTTTTCTGTGTGGCAGCAATTCTTATCATGAACCGTCAGAAAATTATTCGAGAAACACATTCCATAGATGATCTAATAAAG ATATTTAACGACAATTTGTTAAAGATCAGGGTCAAGAGATGCATACGTACGGCTATCAAACTACGAAAGAAGTACTTTTACAAA CTGATCAAGAGCAGGAGCCCTGCAGCTCAGAGCGTTGACTAG
- the LOC113734973 gene encoding rab GTPase-activating protein 22 isoform X2 yields MIDTALIAEKLKEFGYQQRYLERKIGWLMSFDRDIRQWKCGKAGVVNLQKVSSIVRDIGEPCLHQSSIKINKMLKPDKWQATFDGDGKVSGFQKVLKLIILGGVDPSIRPEVWEFLLGCYALSSTAEYRRQLRTARRERYTELIKQCQAMHSSIGTGSLAYVVGSKVMDMRTSSKDEGKREAEVQSRQASDVDTNKPDSYTNGNTNCTDTSHAYKRESSSDSGDLLSVRGSLIGAAYDSSCFLPASPISVHYKCSSPNPVKETFGSNFQAENYFDFPPLPVTDLFEKRKKDKKGCRSFDGGLSTRRRLRFGDEHMHSFRISNNADLVVESNHSAPDDILRCSSSESDVCWDGHNPVSWSENLVYETEMLNKLKISDAPETSPINAATSQAGTVSEDRVSEWLWTLHRIVVDVVRTDSHLEFYEDTKNLARMSDILAVYAWVDPRTGYCQGMSDLLSPFVVLFEDNADAFWCFEMLLRRMRENFQMEGPTGVMKQLQGLWHILELTDKEMFSHLSLIGAESLHFAFRMLLVLFRRELSFNEALSMWEMMWAADFDESLSCHLDDNCPELLVIQIPRDSRAEMEQESIDNSPSCLKGGASSKKGHLEHSVSDNTGIKSASAHPLCGLAKTFWSRNDRLHVGTALSTMGNGDDELPVFCVAAILIMNRQKIIRETHSIDDLIKIFNDNLLKIRVKRCIRTAIKLRKKYFYKLIKSRSPAAQSVD; encoded by the exons ATGATTGATACAGCTTTAATAGCAGAGAAGTTAAAAGAGTTTGGGTATCAACAGAGATATTTAGAGAGGAAGATAGGTTGGCTGATGTCTTTTGACAGAGACATAAGGCAATGGAAATGTGGAAAAGCAGGTGTGGTGAATCTACAAAAAGTGAGTTCTATTGTGCGCGACATCGGGGAACCTTGTCTTCATCAATCATCCATAAAG ATAAACAAAATGCTCAAGCCTGATAAGTGGCAGGCAACTTTCGATGGAGATGGAAAAGTTTCTGGTTTTCAGAAAGTTCtgaaattgattattttgggG GGTGTGGATCCGTCTATAAGGCCTGAAGTATGGGAGTTTCTGTTGGGTTGTTATGCTTTGAGTAGTACGGCTGAATACCGTAGGCAGTTGAGAACTGCCAGGAG GGAGCGTTACACAGAACTTATTAAGCAATGTCAAGCGATGCACTCAAGCATAGGAACTGGTTCCCTTGCCTACGTCGTTGGATCCAAGGTCATGGATATGAGAACCAGTTCCAAAGATGAAGGGAAAAGAGAAGCTGAAGTCCAAAGTAGACAAGCCTCTGATGTTGATACTAACAAGCCAGACAGTTACACTAATGGGAATACTAATTGTACAGATACATCACATGCATATAAAAGGGAAAGTTCTAGTGATTCTGGTGACCTTTTAAGTGTAAGAGGGAGCTTAATTGGTGCAGCATATGACTCTTCCTGTTTCCTGCCTGCCTCACCTATTTCTGTTCATTATAAGTGCAGTTCCCCAAATCCTGTGAAAGAAACATTTGGATCAAATTTTCAAGCTGAGAATTATTTTGATTTCCCTCCCTTACCTGTAACAGATTTGTTTGAGAAACGGAAAAAGGATAAGAAAGGATGCAGGTCATTTGATGGAGGACTTTCCACCCGCCGTAGATTGAGATTTGGAGATGAGCACATGCATAGTTTTCGAATTAGTAACAATGCAGATCTAGTTGTTGAATCAAACCATTCTGCACCTGATGATATTTTACGTTGTTCAAGCTCTGAAAGTGATGTTTGTTGGGATGGGCATAATCCTGTTTCATGGTCTGAGAATCTAGTATATGAAACTGAGATGCTTAACAAACTTAAGATATCTGATGCACCAGAAACTTCACCTATAAATGCAGCCACATCTCAAGCGGGGACTGTTAGTGAAGACAGAGTGTCTGAATGGCTTTGGACACTGCATCGGATAG TTGTTGATGTAGTTCGAACAGATAGTCATCTTGAATTTTATGAGGATACAAAAAATTTGGCACGAATGTCTGATATTCTTGCTGTTTATGCATGGGTTGATCCTAGAACTGGATATTGCCAAG GTATGAGCGATTTGCTGTCTCCTTTTGTTGTCCTCTTCGAGGATAATGCTGATGCTTTTTGGTGCTTCGAGATGCTTCTAAGGAGAATG CGTGAAAACTTCCAAATGGAAGGCCCAACAGGTGTCATGAAACAGTTGCAAGGACTGTGGCACATCTTGGAGCTTACAGATAAAGAAATGTTTTCCCACCTATCCCTGATAGGTGCTGAGAGCCTGCATTTTGCTTTCCGGATGCTACTGGTACTTTTCCGGCGGGAGTTGTCTTTCAATGAGGCTCTGTCAATGTGGGAG ATGATGTGGGCCGCTGATTTTGATGAATCTTTGTCTTGCCATCTGGATGACAATTGCCCAGAACTATTAGTAATACAGATCCCTAGGGACTCTAGAGCAGAAATGGAACAAGAAAGCATTGACAATAGTCCTAGTTGTTTAAAGGGTGGTGCATCATCCAAAAAGGGACACCTAGAACACTCCGTATCTGACAACACAGGCATAAAGTCAGCATCAGCTCATCCCCTTTGTGGTTTGGCAAAAACATTTTGGTCCAGAAATGACCGCTTGCATGTTGGTACTGCATTATCAACAATGGGAAATGGCGATGATGAATTACCTGTTTTCTGTGTGGCAGCAATTCTTATCATGAACCGTCAGAAAATTATTCGAGAAACACATTCCATAGATGATCTAATAAAG ATATTTAACGACAATTTGTTAAAGATCAGGGTCAAGAGATGCATACGTACGGCTATCAAACTACGAAAGAAGTACTTTTACAAA CTGATCAAGAGCAGGAGCCCTGCAGCTCAGAGCGTTGACTAG
- the LOC113734973 gene encoding rab GTPase-activating protein 22 isoform X3: protein MCFEINKMLKPDKWQATFDGDGKVSGFQKVLKLIILGGVDPSIRPEVWEFLLGCYALSSTAEYRRQLRTARRERYTELIKQCQAMHSSIGTGSLAYVVGSKVMDMRTSSKDEGKREAEVQSRQASDVDTNKPDSYTNGNTNCTDTSHAYKRESSSDSGDLLSVRGSLIGAAYDSSCFLPASPISVHYKCSSPNPVKETFGSNFQAENYFDFPPLPVTDLFEKRKKDKKGCRSFDGGLSTRRRLRFGDEHMHSFRISNNADLVVESNHSAPDDILRCSSSESDVCWDGHNPVSWSENLVYETEMLNKLKISDAPETSPINAATSQAGTVSEDRVSEWLWTLHRIVVDVVRTDSHLEFYEDTKNLARMSDILAVYAWVDPRTGYCQGMSDLLSPFVVLFEDNADAFWCFEMLLRRMRENFQMEGPTGVMKQLQGLWHILELTDKEMFSHLSLIGAESLHFAFRMLLVLFRRELSFNEALSMWEMMWAADFDESLSCHLDDNCPELLVIQIPRDSRAEMEQESIDNSPSCLKGGASSKKGHLEHSVSDNTGIKSASAHPLCGLAKTFWSRNDRLHVGTALSTMGNGDDELPVFCVAAILIMNRQKIIRETHSIDDLIKIFNDNLLKIRVKRCIRTAIKLRKKYFYKLIKSRSPAAQSVD, encoded by the exons ATGTGCTTTGAG ATAAACAAAATGCTCAAGCCTGATAAGTGGCAGGCAACTTTCGATGGAGATGGAAAAGTTTCTGGTTTTCAGAAAGTTCtgaaattgattattttgggG GGTGTGGATCCGTCTATAAGGCCTGAAGTATGGGAGTTTCTGTTGGGTTGTTATGCTTTGAGTAGTACGGCTGAATACCGTAGGCAGTTGAGAACTGCCAGGAG GGAGCGTTACACAGAACTTATTAAGCAATGTCAAGCGATGCACTCAAGCATAGGAACTGGTTCCCTTGCCTACGTCGTTGGATCCAAGGTCATGGATATGAGAACCAGTTCCAAAGATGAAGGGAAAAGAGAAGCTGAAGTCCAAAGTAGACAAGCCTCTGATGTTGATACTAACAAGCCAGACAGTTACACTAATGGGAATACTAATTGTACAGATACATCACATGCATATAAAAGGGAAAGTTCTAGTGATTCTGGTGACCTTTTAAGTGTAAGAGGGAGCTTAATTGGTGCAGCATATGACTCTTCCTGTTTCCTGCCTGCCTCACCTATTTCTGTTCATTATAAGTGCAGTTCCCCAAATCCTGTGAAAGAAACATTTGGATCAAATTTTCAAGCTGAGAATTATTTTGATTTCCCTCCCTTACCTGTAACAGATTTGTTTGAGAAACGGAAAAAGGATAAGAAAGGATGCAGGTCATTTGATGGAGGACTTTCCACCCGCCGTAGATTGAGATTTGGAGATGAGCACATGCATAGTTTTCGAATTAGTAACAATGCAGATCTAGTTGTTGAATCAAACCATTCTGCACCTGATGATATTTTACGTTGTTCAAGCTCTGAAAGTGATGTTTGTTGGGATGGGCATAATCCTGTTTCATGGTCTGAGAATCTAGTATATGAAACTGAGATGCTTAACAAACTTAAGATATCTGATGCACCAGAAACTTCACCTATAAATGCAGCCACATCTCAAGCGGGGACTGTTAGTGAAGACAGAGTGTCTGAATGGCTTTGGACACTGCATCGGATAG TTGTTGATGTAGTTCGAACAGATAGTCATCTTGAATTTTATGAGGATACAAAAAATTTGGCACGAATGTCTGATATTCTTGCTGTTTATGCATGGGTTGATCCTAGAACTGGATATTGCCAAG GTATGAGCGATTTGCTGTCTCCTTTTGTTGTCCTCTTCGAGGATAATGCTGATGCTTTTTGGTGCTTCGAGATGCTTCTAAGGAGAATG CGTGAAAACTTCCAAATGGAAGGCCCAACAGGTGTCATGAAACAGTTGCAAGGACTGTGGCACATCTTGGAGCTTACAGATAAAGAAATGTTTTCCCACCTATCCCTGATAGGTGCTGAGAGCCTGCATTTTGCTTTCCGGATGCTACTGGTACTTTTCCGGCGGGAGTTGTCTTTCAATGAGGCTCTGTCAATGTGGGAG ATGATGTGGGCCGCTGATTTTGATGAATCTTTGTCTTGCCATCTGGATGACAATTGCCCAGAACTATTAGTAATACAGATCCCTAGGGACTCTAGAGCAGAAATGGAACAAGAAAGCATTGACAATAGTCCTAGTTGTTTAAAGGGTGGTGCATCATCCAAAAAGGGACACCTAGAACACTCCGTATCTGACAACACAGGCATAAAGTCAGCATCAGCTCATCCCCTTTGTGGTTTGGCAAAAACATTTTGGTCCAGAAATGACCGCTTGCATGTTGGTACTGCATTATCAACAATGGGAAATGGCGATGATGAATTACCTGTTTTCTGTGTGGCAGCAATTCTTATCATGAACCGTCAGAAAATTATTCGAGAAACACATTCCATAGATGATCTAATAAAG ATATTTAACGACAATTTGTTAAAGATCAGGGTCAAGAGATGCATACGTACGGCTATCAAACTACGAAAGAAGTACTTTTACAAA CTGATCAAGAGCAGGAGCCCTGCAGCTCAGAGCGTTGACTAG